One window of the Colletotrichum lupini chromosome 9, complete sequence genome contains the following:
- a CDS encoding von Willebrand factor type A domain-containing protein — MVVSYARVSKNQTTDNIVVKDDDNKSESSFEDLKSEDTKAESSRCDTPTATMTEYDTSDDVALSLHAFAGRDGILAKITPPKQPAKPTVHVPCDIVLVIDVSGSMGANAPIPANPGEVAENYGLSVLDLVRHAALTIVETLDEGDRLGIVTFASQVKIVQELIPMNKKNKGLAKKNIRKMVPTDATNLWKGLMEAITLFNRDPDGKTERVPAMMVLTDGQPNLMCPGQGYVPKMREEVKLLKDGRLPASIHTFGFGYNLRSGLLKSIAEEGGGNYAFIPDSGMIGTVFVHAVANLQATYAINATLRLTYSPLLTLKEAMGESVNKQEVEILEGDMANGIPDQHELSILLGNLQYGQSRDIYLRVDAPAELTSDHAVIKASIGYSRMASNTYTRSTSQSLLNPTTLPESELVYHLSRSKICSFLSTIVPMAADGEHKALPRISPEKIQELKALIKDIPAKRFPSDPNNKSLIEDLEGAQPKGQVSLALTNREYYKKWGVHYIPSYLNSHTRQICNTFKDPGPLQYGVDSPLFIACRNKLDHAFDSIPPPKPSNQHTATHRGRVHMSSYNSSSGVCFISSTPVRLASGRTVPIKALRRGVAVQTPSGPRRVVAVLKTPVQREIMCRVGELVVTPWHPLSLDGGKTWTFPANVADRPVRYTGCIYSVLLQPGRDSEAHAISVAGAWAVTLGHGIVTGQDTRAHQFFGNYGKVVRSLRRIRVSKKGVAVGGDVNRDSVTGLVSGFAPHGKPDVAVKGVANSAVCVA, encoded by the exons ATGGTTGTCTCTTACGCTCGAGTTTCCAAGAACCAA ACCACCGACAATATCGTCGTTAAAGATGACGACAATAAGTCAGAATCTTCCTTCGAAGATCTTAAGTCCGAAGACACCAAGGCAGAATCGTCCAGGTGTGATACTCCAACGGCCACGATGACGGAGTACGATACCTCGGACGACGTCGCGTTGTCACTCCACGCCTTCGCCGGGAGAGACGGCATCCTCGCGAAAATCACTCCCCCTAAACAGCCCGCGAAGCCAACAGTTCACGTACCCTGCGACATTGTCCTGGTAATCGACGTCTCTGGCAGCATGGGCGCCAACGCCCCGATTCCGGCTAATCCTGGTGAGGTGGCGGAGAACTATGGCTTGTCGGTATTGGACTTGGTCAGACACGCCGCTCTCACCATCGTGGAGACCCTGGACGAAGGTGACAGGCTCGGTATTGTCACCTTTGCATCCCAAGTCAAGATTGTTCAGGAGTTGATTCCGATGAACAAGAAGAACAAGGGTCTTGCTAAGAAGAACATCAGGAAGATGGTACCCACGGATGCAACCAATCTGTGGAAAGGCTTGATGGAAGCTATCACCCTGTTTAACAGGGACCCAGACGGAAAGACGGAAAGGGTCCCGGCTATGATGGTACTGACGGATGGGCAGCCGAACTTGAT GTGCCCTGGCCAAGGATACGTGCCGAAGATGCGCGAAGAGGTGAAGCTACTCAAAGATGGGAGGTTACCAGCCTCGATCCACACGTTCGGCTTTGGATACAACTTGAGATCTGGCCTATTGAAGTCGATCGCTGAAGAAGGAGGCGGAAACTACGCCTTTATTCCCGATTCCGGAATGATT GGAACCGTATTTGTCCATGCTGTCGCCAATCTACAAGCAACATACGCCATCAATGCCACGCTGCGCCTTACTTACTCACCTCTGCTCACCCTTAAAGAGGCGATGGGCGAGTCTGTGAACAAACAAGAAGTAGAGATCCTTGAAGGTGACATGGCGAACGGCATACCAGATCAGCATGAGCTCTCGATCTTACTTGGAAATCTGCAATATGGTCAGTCGAGGGACATCTACCTTCGAGTAGATGCACCGGCGGAACTCACCTCAGATCATGCGGTTATCAAGGCTTCGATTGGATATTCTCGCATGGCAAGCAACACTTATACACGAAGCACCTCACAATCACTTCTGAACCCGACAACTCTTCCCGAATCTGAGCTCGTCTACCACCTCTCTCGCTCCAAGATTTGTTCCTTCCTCTCAACCATCGTCCCCATGGCTGCCGACGGCGAGCACAAGGCCTTGCCCCGTATCTCACCCGAGAAGATTCAGGAGCTCAAAGCACTCATCAAAGACATCCCAGCAAAGCGCTTCCCATCCGATCCGAACAACAAGTCCTTGATCGAGGACCTCGAGGGTGCGCAGCCAAAGGGACAAGTCTCTCTAGCTTTGACGAACCGAGAGTACTACAAGAAATGGGGCGTCCACTACATACCCTCATACTTGAATTCGCACACCCGCCAAATTTGCAATACTTTCAAAGACCCTGGCCCCCTTCAGTACGGAGTCGACAGCCCTCTCTTCATCGCATGCAGGAATAAGTTGGATCACGCCTTCGACAGCATTCCTCCACCCAAACCCTCCAACCAGCACACGGCTACCCACCGCGGACGAGTACACATGAGCTCCTACAATAGCTCCTCCGGTGTATGCTTTATCTCCTCGACACCTGTGCGCCTCGCCTCAGGCCGAACGGTTCCTATCAAGGCTCTTCGAAGAGGAGTAGCGGTGCAGACGCCGTCCGGTCCGCGCCGGGTCGTCGCTGTTCTCAAGACACCCGTGCAGAGGGAGATTATGTGTCGTGTTGGCGAGCTCGTCGTCACCCCATGGCATCCTCTATCTCTTGATGGTGGCAAGACCTGGACTTTCCCGGCAAATGTGGCGGATCGGCCTGTTAGGTATACCGGCTGCATCTACTCGGTCCTGCTTCAGCCGGGCCGGGACTCGGAAGCTCATGCGATCAGCGTCGCGGGTGCCTGGGCAGTGACTCTTGGGCATGGAATAGTCACAGGACAGGACACAAGAGCCCACCAATTCTTCGGCAACTACGGAAAGGTTGTCAGAAGCCTCAGAAGAATAAGGGTCAGTAAGAAAGGCGTTGCCGTGGGCGGTGACGTAAACAGAGACTCGGTCACAGGACTGGTATCTGGCTTCGCTCCTCACGGGAAGCCCGATGTGGCCGTCAAGGGAGTTGCAAACAGCGCTGTATGTGTGGCTTGA